ATCTGGAGCGGCTGCGTTGGTCCGAGGGTTTTCGCTGTCCAGGTTGCGCCAGCGAGAAGGGCTGGCGGCTTGAGGATGGCTCCTGGGCTTGTTCCGGTTGCGCCCGCAA
The sequence above is drawn from the Terriglobia bacterium genome and encodes:
- a CDS encoding transposase, giving the protein MVVFTPEVSKQLDYPGTWQQFRVWFPDEQSCVAYLERLRWSEGFRCPGCASEKGWRLEDGSWACSGCAR